One Oryza brachyantha chromosome 3, ObraRS2, whole genome shotgun sequence DNA segment encodes these proteins:
- the LOC102715197 gene encoding calcium-dependent protein kinase 11, producing the protein MGNNCVGPSAAGRQGFFANVSLWRPARPADAAPPALPPPSSAPSEQAPEPVTIPPSEHSSHHSSRSADPPTPSAGESQAPPAKKPAPKVKRVQSAGLLADSVLKRDVNTARLKDLYTIGKKLGQGQFGTTYLCVEKATGREFACKSIAKRKLLTQEDVEDVRREIQIMHHLAGHANVVSIVGAYEDAVAVQLVMELCAGGELFDRIIQRGHYSEKAAAQLARVIVGVIEACHSLGVMHRDLKPENFLFIDQKEDSPLKAIDFGLSIFFRPGETFTDVVGSPYYVAPEVLLKHYGREVDVWSAGVIIYILLSGVPPFWDESEQGIFEQVLKGDLDFSSEPWPNISESAKDLVRKMLIRDPKKRLTAHEALCHPWVCVDGVAPDKPLDSAVLSRLKQFSAMNKLKKMALRVIAESLSEEEIAGLKEMFKMLDTDNSGHITLDELKTGLQRVGANLMDSEIDALMEAADIDNSGTIDYGEFIAATLHINKVEKEDKLFAAFSYFDKDGSGYITQDELQKACEEFGIGDTRIEDIIGDIDQDNDGRIDYNEFVAMMQKGNNPMGKIGQHSTGNFGLGEALKLR; encoded by the exons ATGGGCAACAACTGCGTCGGCcccagcgccgccggccgccaggGCTTCTTCGCCAACGTCTCCCTCTGGCGCCCCGCGAGGCCCGCCGACGCGGCTCCCCCCGCCCTCCCGCCAccctcctccgcgccgtccGAACAGGCCCCCGAGCCCGTCACCATCCCGCCTTCCGAGCACTCCTCCCACCACTCGTCTCGCTCCGCCGACCCGCCGACCCCCAGCGCGGGGGAGTCGCAGGCGCCACCGGCGAAGAAGCCCGCGCCCAAGGTCAAGCGCGTCCAGAGTGCCGGACTCCTCGCCGATTCCGTCCTCAAGCGCGACGTCAACACCGCCCGCCTCAAGGATCTATACACGATCGGGAAGAAGCTAGGGCAGGGCCAGTTCGGCACCACCTACCTCTGCGTCGAGAAGGCGACCGGTCGGGAGTTCGCCTGCAAGTCCATCGCCAAGAGGAAGCTGCTCACGCAGGAGGACGTCGAGGACGTGCGCCGTGAGATCCAGATCATGCACCACCTCGCGGGCCACGCCAACGTCGTGTCCATCGTCGGCGCCTACGAGGACGCCGTCGCGGTGCAGCTCGTCATGGAGCTCTGCGCCGGCGGGGAGTTGTTCGACAGGATCATCCAGAGGGGGCATTACTCCGAGAAGGCCGCGGCGCAGCTGGCGCGGGTGATCGTCGGCGTCATCGAGGCGTGCCACTCTCTCGGCGTGATGCACAGGGACCTCAAACCGGAGAATTTCCTGTTCATCGACCAGAAGGAGGACTCACCTCTCAAGGCCATCGATTTCGGCCTCTCCATCTTCTTCAGGCCAG GCGAGACATTTACGGACGTTGTTGGAAGCCCGTACTATGTCGCACCTGAGGTTCTTCTAAAACACTATGGTCGTGAGGTTGACGTCTGGAGCGCTGGTGTAATAATTTACATCTTGTTGAGTGGGGTCCCTCCATTCTGGGATG AAAGTGAACAAGGTATATTTGAACAAGTTTTGAAAGGTGATCTTGACTTTTCATCTGAGCCCTGGCCTAATATATCAGAGAGCGCAAAGGATTTGGTGAGAAAAATGCTTATTCGTGATCCAAAAAAGAGATTGACTGCCCATGAAGCACTAT GCCATCCTTGGGTCTGCGTTGATGGTGTTGCTCCTGACAAGCCTCTTGATTCTGCTGTCCTGAGTCGgttaaaacaattttctgcAATGAACAAACTAAAGAAAATGGCCCTTAGG GTTATTGCTGAGAGTTTATCTGAAGAAGAAATTGCAGGGTTGAAAGAAATGTTCAAAATGCTAGACACTGACAACAGCGGTCATATTACATTGGACGAGCTAAAAACAGGCTTACAAAGAGTTGGTGCTAATTTGATGGACTCAGAAATTGATGCTCTAATGGAGGCA GCAGATATTGACAACAGCGGAACAATTGATTATGGAGAATTCATTGCTGCAACTTTGCATATAAACAAAGTAGAAAAGGAGGATAAGCTCTTTGCAGCTTTCTCATACTTTGATAAAGATGGCAGCGGTTACATTACCCAAGATGAGCTTCAAAAGGCATGTGAGGAGTTCGGTATAGGTGACACCCGTATTGAGGATATTATTGGAGACATTGATCAGGACAAT GATGGACGGATCGACTACAATGAGTTTGTTGCAATGATGCAGAAGGGAAATAATCCAATGGGTAAGATAGGTCAGCACAGTACCGGAAACTTTGGTCTCGGGGAAGCACtgaaacttcggtga
- the LOC121053843 gene encoding nuclear speckle RNA-binding protein B-like, producing the protein MPSSSSRRGGLRGPRPVPLKVSSSSAAGTTKGPAKKAAAAAPVIVYEHTPKVVHARPQEFMTVVQRLTGKPPACSSSSSPPLMTPATTSAYAPAMAEDGGAGAAAVAACGGDPLLLTLGQRQAPATPPQQQQLPPAVPSPMMAAGMLLSPGFIFSPNTMQSIQELSPLF; encoded by the coding sequence atgccgtcgtcgtcgtcgaggagaGGAGGGCTGCGGGGGCCGAGGCCAGTGCCGCTTAaggtgtcgtcgtcgtcggcggcggggacgacgaAGGGGCCGGCCAAGAaggctgccgcggcggcgccggtgatcGTGTACGAGCACACGCCCAAGGTGGTGCACGCGCGGCCGCAGGAGTTCATGACCGTCGTGCAGCGGCTGACGGGCAAGCCGCCGgcgtgctcgtcgtcgtcctcgccgccgctgatgACGCCCGCGACGACGTCAGCGTAcgcgccggcgatggccgagGACGGCGGGGCCGGGGCGGCTGCAGTTGCAGCATGCGGCGGCGACCCGCTGCTGCTCACCCTCGGGCAGCGCCAGgccccggcgacgccgccgcagcagcagcagctgcctcCGGCGGTGCCGTCGCCGATGATGGCGGCCGGCATGCTGCTCTCCCCCGGCTTCATCTTCTCCCCCAACACCATGCAGTCCATCCAGGAGCTCAGTCCATTGTTCTAA
- the LOC102715473 gene encoding myosin-binding protein 7-like: MDPVGEPSPPSSRRSVKRRPPARSPELSPKAGGGEAPELLIRRLEELEAAAARLRGEKEAAEVAAQGLQAELEAERASAETAASEAMLMIERLQREKAAAQMEARQFRRYAEGRADREREVQEELASLSDLAASYHSRLQSHGIDPDSFSDDDEQQQDEEDGEEVQHIDMATLEAEGSSGGSSSFMQVKAMVDDDDEEEEEQFTPVEKEFEYTVDVRCASTTTKVSGAVVVGEYVGESNAEGLYARVEALEADRAAMRSEIAALRAERAQLVMARAMARRLCWEVVAEQKAKRVAVSPRSFSVLGVCKWVLSIIFWGNRSSTARYTFGLSTTFIGFLLLLDRSTMLSPWRRLPRPER; this comes from the exons ATGGATCCCGTCGGCgagccctcgccgccgtcgtcgcggcggTCGGTGAAGCGGCGGCCGCCCGCGCGATCGCCGGAGCTGTCGCCGAAGgcggggggaggagaggcgccGGAGCTGCTGATCCggaggttggaggagctggaggcggcggcggcgcggctgcgggGCGAGAAGGAGGccgcggaggtggcggcgcaggGGCTGCAGGCGGAGCTGGAGGCGGAGCGGGCgtcggcggagacggcggccagcgAGGCCATGCTGATGATCGAGCGGCTGCAGCGGGAGAAGGCTGCCGCGCAGATGGAGGCCCGCCAGTTCCGGCGGTACGCCGAGGGCCGCGCCGATCGGGAGCGCGAGGTGCAGGAAGAGCTCGCCTCGCTATCCGACCTCGCCGCATCCTACCACTCCCGCCTCCAGTCCCACGGGATCGACCCTGATTCTttctccgacgacgacgagcagcagcaggacgaGGAAGATGGCGAAGAAGTACAGCATATCGACATGGCCACACTAGAGGCAGAAGGAAGCAGCGGCGGCTCGAGCAGTTTCATGCAGGTGAAAGCCatggtcgacgacgacgacgaagaggaggaagagcaaTTCACCCCTGTGGAGAAGGAGTTTGAGTACACGGTGGATGTGAGGTGCGCGAGCACGACGACGAAGGTGTCCGGTGCGGTGGTTGTGGGTGAGTACGTGGGGGAGAGCAACGCTGAGGGATTGTACGCGAGGGTGGAAGCTCTGGAGGCGGACAGGGCGGCAATGCGGAGCGAAATCGCAGCATTGAGGGCAGAGAGAGCTCAGCTGGTGATGGCGAGGGCAATGGCGCGCCGGCTGTGCTGGGAGGTGGTTGCTGAGCAGAAAGCCAAGAGGGTGGCTGTCTCACCACGAAGCTTCTCGGTGCTAGGAGTTTGTAAG TGGGTGCTCTCAATAATCTTTTGGGGAAACCGAAGTTCTACAGCCAG GTATACCTTTGGCTTGTCAACTACGTTCATTGGCTTCCTACTGCTACTAGACAGATCCACCATGTTGAGTCCCTGGCGTCGTCTGCCTAGGCCAGAACGATGA
- the LOC107303811 gene encoding probable carboxylesterase 15, which produces MESATPAPYVVEDCGPNLQLFSDGTVVRFDDYNILPPLVLPPELSAVQWKDVVYDAGRGLKLRVYKPPPAAAVAGGKLPVVVYFHGGGYVIGSFEMENFHACCLRLAYELPAVVLSADYRLAPEHRLPAAHDDATTVMSWVRDQAVATGDAADPWLAESADFGLVFVSGDSAGAGIVHHIALRLGSGQVAVDPARVAGCVLLFPFFGGEERTRSEAEYSPGPFLTLPLSDQAWRLALPQGAARDHPLANPFGPESPALDDAVALPPLLVVAAQHDLLRDRDVDYAARLRATGKRVELVEFEGQHHGFFAAEPFGDAGSELVRVVSRFVYGNAAASNY; this is translated from the coding sequence ATGGAGTccgccacgccggcgccgtaCGTTGTCGAGGACTGCGGCCCCAACCTACAGCTCTTCAGCGACGGCACGGTGGTCCGCTTCGACGACTACAACATCCTCCCTCCGCTGGTGCTGCCGCCTGAACTGTCCGCCGTCCAGTGGAAGGACGTCGTCTAcgacgccggccgcggcctcAAGCTGCGGGTGTACAAGCCGCCACCGGCGGCTGCCGTCGCTGGGGGGAAGCTCCCGGTGGTCGTGTACTTCCACGGCGGCGGGTACGTCATCGGCAGCTTCGAGATGGAGAACTTCCACGCGTgctgcctccgcctcgcctaCGAGCTCCCCGCCGTCGTGCTCTCTGCCGACTACCGCCTCGCTCCCGAGCACCGCCTCCCTGCTGCGCACGACGACGCGACGACCGTCATGTCATGGGTGCGCGACCAGGCCGTGGCGACCGGGGACGCCGCCGACCCGTGGCTCGCGGAGTCAGCGGACTTCGGCCTGGtcttcgtctccggcgactcggccggcgcgggcatCGTCCACCACATCGCCCTCCGTCTCGGCTCGGGCCAGGTGGCCGTCGACCCGGCGCGCGTCGCCGGGTGTGTGCTGCTCTTTCCGTTCTtcggcggggaggagaggacgaGGTCGGAGGCGGAGTACTCGCCGGGGCCGTTCCTGACGCTGCCGTTATCCGACCAGGCGTGGCGCCTCGCGCTGCCGCAGGGCGCCGCGAGGGACCACCCGCTGGCCAACCCGTTCGGCCCGGAGAGCCCGGCGCTGGACGACGCcgtcgcgctgccgccgctgctggtggtggcggcccAGCACGACCTGCTGCGCGACCGCGACGTGGACTACGCCGCGAGGCTGAGGGCGACGGGGAAGCGGGTGGAGCTGGTGGAGTTCGAGGGGCAGCACCACGGGTTCTTCGCCGCCGAGCCGTTCGGCGACGCCGGGAGCGAGCTGGTCCGGGTCGTGAGCCGCTTCGTGTACGGCAACGCCGCCGCGTCCAATTATTAA